Proteins found in one Odocoileus virginianus isolate 20LAN1187 ecotype Illinois chromosome 10, Ovbor_1.2, whole genome shotgun sequence genomic segment:
- the IFTAP gene encoding intraflagellar transport-associated protein isoform X3 translates to MATHSSIPAWKIPWTEETDNVTKREAFGTNSSENNFTSIKFTQRNEPNDHHLRNKAMFLRTSSQCSEEEQIMIGDGQKAGSCFQGDLNRAGEVKVDNFLDIEDLDLDEEINPQLSKDVLLLPGQVEQEVSLSVPSYIPSVAGQPLTPGTKPGPTVKGADKQREEIVGDEVQPFSLDEEFDYDAVVLTPKFTPAELNAIKELSKQKTKSADLEEPHD, encoded by the exons atggcaacccactccagtattcctgcctggaaaattccttggacagaggaaactg ATAATGTGACCAAAAGAGAAGCCTTTGGAACTAATTCTTCAGAAAacaattttacttcaataaaatttactcAGAGAAATGAACCAAATGATCACCATCTTAGGAATAAAGCCATGTTTCTTCGTACTTCATCACAATGTTCGGAAGAGGAGCAG ATAATGATAGGTGACGGCCAAAAAGCTGGCAGTTGCTTTCAAGGTGATCTGAATCGAGCAGGGGAGGTGAAG GTAGACAATTTCCTTGATATAGAAGATTTAGACCTGGATGAAGAGATTAATCCCCAGCTGAGCAAGG ACGTGCTGCTGCTTCCAGGACAAGTGGAGCAGGAAGTGAGCTTGAGTGTTCCCTCTTACATTCCTTCTGTGGCCGGCCAGCCTCTCACCCCTGGAACGAAGCCCGGGCCCACCGTGAAAGGAGCAGACAAACAAAGGGAAGAG ATCGTTGGAGATGAAGTTCAGCCCTTCTCGCTTGATGAAGAATTCGATTACGATGCAGTGGTGCTAACCCCCAAGTTCACTCCTGCAGAGCTGAACGCTATCAAAGAGCTATCCAAGCAGAAGACAAAGAGCGCAGACTTAGAGGAGCCCCATGACTGA